ATCGCCGCGATTCTCGATCACGCCGAAACGCTGCGCACTAAGCGCCGCCGGCTACTAGCTTCTCTAGATTCCCTAGCGCCACGTCGATTTGACGAGGTCTTCGCAGACCGAGCTGGACACCGTGTCCCGATGGGCCGCTTAATTGATGAGCAACAGATTGGTTTGGATCGTCGTTCTAGTGAGCAGGGCGCCGATCGCTCGCACGGTTATATAAAGATGGACGCCATAACTCGGGATGGCCACATGGATTTAGCGCGTCTTACTTACGTCAATGCATCGGTCGACGAAGTGAGCAAATATACGGTCCACAATGGCGACCTACTCCTAAATACCAGGAATTCTCGGGAGCTGGTAGGTAAATCTGCAATCTTCCATGGGCTGCCGTGCCTATATAATAATAACATCAGTCGCATTCGTTTCACTGAGCAAGTGGATTCACGGTACATACACGCCTTTTTGTGGTCGCGCGAAGGGCGCCGGCAGCTCGAGTCTCGGAAGTCGGGAACCACGAATGTAGTTGCGATGTACGCGAAGGACTTCGCGACGATCTCGGTCCCGGTGCCTGATCTCGAGGAACAGCAAGCGTTCAGCGCCATGGTTGCGGCGGTCGACATTCGACGGATTCAAGTGAGGCGCTCATTGCAGTTGGATGACAGCTTGTTTGCGTCACTGCAAGCACGGGCATTCCGGGGCGAGCTGTGACCGCCAACTTCGCCTTCGCGCGCGCCGCCTGGCCGGACGTCTTCGAGGACGCATCCCGAGCGGAGTCCTACCTCTCCAGCGACCCCCGGTCGGCGTGCT
This is a stretch of genomic DNA from Clavibacter zhangzhiyongii. It encodes these proteins:
- a CDS encoding restriction endonuclease subunit S gives rise to the protein MTARLGDVALIQRQSVNPNKIDPNTIYLGLEHLARGGRIIGHETVGSAALSSSKFTFSAKHVLYGKLRPNLGKISRPTFSGVCSTDILPVLPGPHLDRDYLAHYLSQPVMVEFASSRAAGANLPRLSPSVLNEFEIPVPRLEEQRRIAAILDHAETLRTKRRRLLASLDSLAPRRFDEVFADRAGHRVPMGRLIDEQQIGLDRRSSEQGADRSHGYIKMDAITRDGHMDLARLTYVNASVDEVSKYTVHNGDLLLNTRNSRELVGKSAIFHGLPCLYNNNISRIRFTEQVDSRYIHAFLWSREGRRQLESRKSGTTNVVAMYAKDFATISVPVPDLEEQQAFSAMVAAVDIRRIQVRRSLQLDDSLFASLQARAFRGEL